One segment of Vicia villosa cultivar HV-30 ecotype Madison, WI unplaced genomic scaffold, Vvil1.0 ctg.001287F_1_1, whole genome shotgun sequence DNA contains the following:
- the LOC131634388 gene encoding uncharacterized protein LOC131634388, with amino-acid sequence MTGLGRALKSKKLTPSFITPYQISEKVGNVAYRVALQPNLSNLHDVFYVLQLWKYISNPSHVIHLDDVQVRDNLTVETMPIRIEDRETKTLRGKEIVLVNVVWSGDTGESMTCELESKMR; translated from the coding sequence ATGACCGGGTTGGGGagagcattgaagtcaaagaagctcACTCCTAGTTTTATTACACCGTATCAAATTTCAGAGAAGGTTGGGAATGTGGCATATAGAGTGGCGTTACAGCcaaatctttcgaatttgcacgatgtgtttTATGTGTTGCAACTTTGGAAGTATATTTCTAATCCTTCGCACGTGATTCAtttggatgatgtgcaagtacgggataatctcacggtggaaaCTATGCCGATAAGGATTGAGGATCGCGAGACGAAGACGCTTAGAGGCAAAGAGATTGTTTTGGTGAATGTAGTTTGGTCGGGAGATACCGGAGAGAGTATGACGTGTGAATTGGAAAGCAAGATGCGATAA
- the LOC131634387 gene encoding uncharacterized protein LOC131634387, which translates to MAQALEHQPNVRENAASRNLTTFQRDNSHVFKGNHDSDGRLFRGWRLMEKRSLELRKWNKSVMEYAAKFGELAKFYQHYDGSTGEFSKCNKFENGLRPKIKKTISYQKIRVFADLVDSFRIYEEDNNAHYQVISEKWGKSQQDRGKPYDAPVGKGKQKAIEYKITSGGDAPAGITCFKCGKVGHKSTVCTADAMRCYRCGEIGHMTPACKHKQMVCFNCGEEGHIGSKCRKPKKEQTSG; encoded by the exons atggctcaagctttggaACATCAGCCTAATGTTCGTGAGAATGCTGCTTCTCGTAATTTGACTACCTTCCAAAGGGATAATTCACATGTGTTCAAGGGAAATCATGATTCTGATGGC AGACTCTTCAGAGGTTGGAGGCTAATGGAGAAGAGATCACTTGAGTTAAGGAAATGGAATAAGTCAGTtatggagtatgctgctaagtttggagagttggctaagttttaccaacACTATGATGGATCAACTGGTGAGTTCTCGAAGTGTAACAAGTTTGAGAATGGATTGCGCCCGAAAATTAAGAAGAcgattagttaccagaagattcgtgtctttgctgatttggttgatagTTTCCGGATTTATGAGGAagacaacaatgctcattatcaAGTTATTAGTGAGAAGTGGGGCAAGAGTCAACAAGACCGTGGCAAGCCTTATGATGCTCCAGTAGGAAAGGGGAAGCAGAAAGCTATTGAGTACAAGAttactagtgggggagatgcaccTGCTGGTATTACGTGCTTCAAATGTGGCAAAGTTGGCCATAAGAGCACCGTGTGTACTGCTGATGCCATGAGGTGTTACCGTTGTGGTGAGATTGGACATATGACACCTGCTTGCAAGCACAAGCAAATggtttgtttcaactgtggtgaagaaggccatattggaagcaagtgtcgGAAGCCTAAGAAGGAGCAAACTAGTGGATAG